The genomic region GCTTGCAAACGGTACATAGACACAGATCTGAACCGGTGTTTCACACACACCCTGCTGAGGTGAGTGGGAAAAAGTCACTTCTTaagaaacatgaaaacaggAGTTCATCCATGAGAAGAAGattcattatttatatgttcCCGTCTTCCAGAACCCCCATCACTGATTCGTCGCCCTACGAGTTGCAGCGAGCCCATGAGCTGAATGCTATAGTTGGGCCAAAAGGAAGCGAGGAGGCAGTGGATCTGATTTGTGATCTCCACAACACCACAGCAAACATGGGACTGTGCGTTATATTTAATTCCACAGACTTGATGGCTCTGCACATTTACAAATACATAAAGGTACAGTGAGGGAGTGCCACTGTGGATTTTCAGCCTCATAAAATGATTGGGGGTGAGgcaaactgtaaatgttatacATTAGTATCACtttattcaatatttttgatttgatttggaaGTTTATGTAAACATGGAAAGGAAACAGataaaggcacacacacacaaagctatGTGCAAACGGAGTGGGAAGAAGTTTTAAACCTATTAAATTCCACCCCTTCTCCATCCCttattaattaacatttaatcagCATCGTTTTGAATAAGGCTTGAATATTtactataaatataatatataatgaattcatgtcattgtcatttatTGCGATAGCCCACAATAGTGTATATACGCACATCATATATACACTTatcatacataaataaactcaCATATACTCTTATGTACACATaccaacatatacagtatgccaTCCTTATTATTTACAACATGAGAGCTCATCGTCAATGGCATCAGCTTTGAGTTGATCTGCATTTCACTCAGTTTGTTCTGAAGCACATTGTGGTGTAAACAATCATCACTCTGCTTGGTTTACAGAGCAAGATAACCTCTGTGCCTGTGAGAGCGATTGACACGAGAGAACCCATCTCTGAGAATTACTCCTTGGACTCAGTGGGAAAATACGGcttctgtgagtgagtgtgtgtctggatGAAAGTAATCTGTCTTTAACCCAAACATTTAAGCATTACATTTTGGAATTGTTTATCTCGTTCTCCACAGCATTCGAGGTGGGCCCTCAACCTAATGGTGTGCTCAGAGCTGATGTCTTTAACGTGATGAAAGAGGCGGTGGATCTCACAATAGAATGGATTCAGCAATTCAATTCAGGTAGGGAAtcactgcacacatgcacacgaaGGTCGGGACCCTGACTCCTTGATAATAGAACACTCTTATCCACAATCAATTCaccattttgattttaaatatatgatgtgcttaaataagtaaaaggcattttgttattttgtttgtgaaagcatgtcaagtcttttttaacatgacagtgaaaacattattattaattaacttATTATAtagtattagggccacaaattaagaaaataaattgtgtCTGCCACGACGAGATTAATCTCTAAATTAAACTCGGTTAAACTGAaaattttgagaataaagttggaatatctCATGGATTAAAACAGGTACTGGGTGTACTTTATTCTCGAAATTTCCAGTTTAATCTCGACATGTCGATTTAAATcatattccaactttattctcaaaatctCATcatgggaaacaaaaacatttttttcttcatacatgGCCCTAATACTCTCACATGAGTACCACATATGTGTATTTCAGTATGTACAGGagctaaattaaaaacatattggAATGTGTTATATGTGCAACTTATAAAATGACCTTGTTATCTGCAGTTGTGAAGCTCTTTGAGAACACAGGCATTGCTGATTATTACTAACCATGACTTTTGCCAACAGGAGTTACTTTTGACGGCGGTGAGGCAGAAACATATTGCCctgtaaataaagttgactACCCAAGGGATCCTACCACCAATGAAATCACTGCTGCTATACACCCTGAGCTGCaggtacagtacatacacacatcatCAAGTCCAGGAACTTttgcttaaataaataaaaggtgatacatgttaaaataaacgTCCAGTGTGAAATATCTAGGACGCTTTGAATGTTTATTTAGTGTATAATTGccttaaaataatattttttatcacCGTAGAATatgcaagaaaacaaaaccaccCCATTGTTTGATTATCCCATAAAATAATACTTTGTAATAATATTTAATGGGAAATTtgcatttaaagctgcactgtaagtaatgactcacatgttagtgttctctgttttcttccaggataatGACTTCAAGCCTCTCCAACCAGGCGACCCCATCTTCCAGTCATTTGCAGGAGAGACAGTGAAGCACGAGGGGAAAGGACTTCACCCTGTCTTCATCAATGAATGTGCCTACTATGAGAAGAGGACGGCTTTCATTTTAGCTGAAAAGATCACAGTGACCTTTCCGTCTATATGCGTGAAGAAGGACTGTGGAGtctaaataatgaatgaatacgTGGAAATCAAATGATTCACAAACTAAAACTCAGAACAgtgcaattattttttaaattttgttttgttaatttatGACACTCAATGATACTGAGCGCACAAATGTTGTAGTTCAAATCCTCTTTGTTGATTAGCAGATAAAAAACGGCATTTTTTTCTGCACCGATGCTAGCACTACTGCAAAatcaacatgaataaatgaagacatgaaTCACTTTAAGTGGTGTTTCGAGGTGCATCATTACATTTGTCAGATTTTGAAATGAAcctgcagaaacaaaaacaattgagTAATAAAATTATACTTCAAACAACAGAAGCCAGCAATTCTCAAATGTATTAACATAGAAACAAGTACAGTGTGCAtcagaacacacaaacatttagaaAAGCCAGAGTGTATACACATTAGACGTGTAACAAAataggaaacaaaaacattacagttCATTTTCTGATGCTGGTAAAAATCAAACATAAATTCATTCTTTCCACACAAATGTTGAGTACAACGATGTAGATTAAGAAGCACGTACACTTGCAAATGAAGAGTGGTTATGTAAAGCCTCTTTGACTCTGGGCTATAACAGACAAGACTTGATGTAAAACCTGTATTTGCCAGTCAAACTGTCCCACTTTGCTCGAGGGAGTCATCCTAAGCACTTTGAAGTTTGAAGCTTCTTGTTTGACAGTGTCATTGTTTCTCTGTTCGCTCTTGAAAAAGATCTTAACCATAAAAATACTGTCAAATAAAATTTTGTTTAAACAAAATATCCCAAAGACTAAAACCCAAATATTAGAAATGTAAAATGGCAGTACTGCAATTTGGGGCTAAACGTTGCAATTAGGTCACAGGTTCTTCTCGACTGACTTCAAAacaagtaattttttttttttaaacacaaactgagTTAATAAATATTAGATCTATAAATACTGGTGACAATAGAAGGCTACGTCTTCAATGACTGACATTTAATCGTCACATACCACAGACAGAAATTGGCAATTACCACAGATGATGGAAATGTCAGCTAAAAAGGCATGCACAGCAAAGGCTCCATACTAACAATAACGCAAAATAAGAACACAACAATAACGCATCAAAATTAAGGAACATAATGATGAGTAATATTTTTCATGTCCTGGTTATGAAAAACATCTCAACATGTCTCTGCACGTTTGTTTTTGGTGACAGTGCATGTTTGTAGATGATTTAAGAGCAATGTGGTGAGCAGCTTTAAAAGAAATGGCAACTGACAAAGAACGCAAACAAACTCTGCACGGCAAAAAAGGCAAACACCATAAACAGCAAATGATTCCCAACATTTGATGGGCATTGAAAGACATTAAGAACACACTTTGGGTAAGATCGGTTATAGATactattaaaacaaatgttcgGAAAGCAAAactctgataaaaaaaaccctataCCTACATATGAGCACTTGTGATGATTCGCTGTCTGGTTTAGTTTATTCCGGTATTAAGGTCTGTGATACTCTGTAAGTGAAACGGTCAATTCTTTGGATTAGCGTCAGCTCCTATGAATGACAGGATGTGTAATGAAGTCCTCAGACCAGAAGGGTGTTTTTTAAGCTACAAGACACCACTGTTATGAGTCGCCTCTCGCTCTCTTATGCGACCCTGTAAGCAATGATGCGTGTGTAGTTCTTGCGGTGACTCTTGGCTGCCCACAGGAACAGAGCAGCTGCCATCATCTGCAGAGGGAAGGAGATAAGGGCGAGGTAGAGGGACCAGCCCAACGAGCCCTCTACCCCCCCTGGCGGTTTGGAGTACTGGTGGAGCAAGTCCATCCCCGCCAAGAAACAGCTAACAGTGCCCAGGGAGCACAGACCTGAGAGAATGAGGATAAGCAGGAAGTGCATGagttttaaaacagttttgaaAAAGTCTTAATGCTTGTGCTTACTGGGAAATtccattatttatattttgcagtACAAAACTAGCTGAATATTTACTACAAACTGTTATCTGTGCAGGCTTTACCATATCTCAAGATCAAGTAAATAAGATCACTTGATCTCACCTGATCTTATGTCAGTATGATCTTAATGTATGTACTGACAACATCATCATATTAAGCATCAACAGGAGCATTAGCACTGTTTCTGGTCAACGTTTAGCATCAAGCCTTTAGCATCACACCTCTGGTGGTCATGTGCGTAAGTGCACGTGCAGGGTGGCACAAACATTTTATTCGTTCccacttttttactttttttttgttgtttttttaaatataaccGAAGTTTGCAAGAAATCTGCTTGACTGATGGTTCATCTGGATTACTGATGTTTTCAGGAACCTCTACACAAGATTGAGTTGTGTTGTCAATGAAATTGTTAGACCCAAGTTAGACCTTAAGTAGTGGTTCATAACACAGAGCATTTCTCTCACTCACCTGCAAGAACATGAAGAACCCCCACACCAAAGGTGGGGGTGAAGCTACGACACAAGCAGGCGCAGACCCCAACTAGACCACTGAGGAACACCAAAGCCAGAGACACCAAGGGGAGGAGAAACTGGGATCGCCATAgatctgtaaaaaaacaaacaaaccataaaaCACTGGACAAATATACATCCACATCCAAACACATCATCATAGGTTCAAAGATGGGATGCGCAGGTAAAGATAATGAACGGAAAGAAACCCAGTATGATGGCCACTGTTAGAGAGATgattaacaacaaaaacattctgaaCCAGGTTAACTTACATGTTCTCAGTAGATCTTCACTGCTGTGGTTTCCATCATACTTGAACT from Solea senegalensis isolate Sse05_10M linkage group LG6, IFAPA_SoseM_1, whole genome shotgun sequence harbors:
- the LOC122770932 gene encoding claudin domain-containing protein 1-like — its product is MVDNRYATALVIGSVLSLLATVYLSVAVGTQHWYQYNSPQVNHDSSNVSELRDDFINGEFEEKIYSETMYRLNGTLGLWWRCIQVPSRIQSHWYREPDPKMETQCVSFTLPQQFSPKFKYDGNHSSEDLLRTYLWRSQFLLPLVSLALVFLSGLVGVCACLCRSFTPTFGVGVLHVLAGLCSLGTVSCFLAGMDLLHQYSKPPGGVEGSLGWSLYLALISFPLQMMAAALFLWAAKSHRKNYTRIIAYRVA
- the LOC122770931 gene encoding N-acyl-aromatic-L-amino acid amidohydrolase (carboxylate-forming) B-like — encoded protein: MDCVSLPPLSKFAICGGTHGNEMTGIHLLRHLQKHKVEKAGSVSITTVLSNPRAIDACKRYIDTDLNRCFTHTLLRTPITDSSPYELQRAHELNAIVGPKGSEEAVDLICDLHNTTANMGLCVIFNSTDLMALHIYKYIKSKITSVPVRAIDTREPISENYSLDSVGKYGFSFEVGPQPNGVLRADVFNVMKEAVDLTIEWIQQFNSGVTFDGGEAETYCPVNKVDYPRDPTTNEITAAIHPELQDNDFKPLQPGDPIFQSFAGETVKHEGKGLHPVFINECAYYEKRTAFILAEKITVTFPSICVKKDCGV